The stretch of DNA aaaaaaaaaactttggaaaaaaaataaaaaaattaaaaaaattaaaaaatgTCCgaatttttaaaaaagtAGAAAACAGTCACAAAACTGCTCAATGTGGCAAAAAATTGGGGCGAAATATCGAAATtgaattcaaagaagagcGTTCTGTCACTCTAGAAGACTGAGTGGGCACCGGGAAAGCCACTGCTATAGGGACTCTGGTGAGCAGATTGAGATCGAACAGGAGAGATGCAGGCTATAGCAGACAGTTTCATGCCTGCGAGCGGGCTCGTGCGGGCGTTAGGGtatgatgaggaggagtcCCTGCAGGAAGATTTCGTGATGGGGAGGGAGCGGTTCGAGCAGATGGTGCCGCGGTTGAGCGTGCCGCCTATTGCGTCGCCGCAGGCGTTCCTGCGGGCGCACACGGACGACTCGAAGAACCCGGACTGTGAGATCAAGATCGCACACGGGACGACGACGCTCGCGTTCAGATTCCAAGGCGGGATTGTTGTTGCGGTGGACTCGCGGGCTACCGCGGGGAACTGGGTCGCTTCGCAGACCGTTAAGAAGGTCATTGAGATTAACCCTTTTTTGCTGGGGACCATGGCCGGTGGTGCTGCGGACTGTCAGTTCTGGGAGACCTGGTTAGGGTCTCAATGTAGACTGTACGAGCTGAAGGAGAAGCAAAGAATCACGGTCGCAGCGGCGTCGAAGATCCTCGCAAACTTGGTGTACCAATACAAGGGCGCCGGGC from Huiozyma naganishii CBS 8797 chromosome 1, complete genome encodes:
- the PRE2 gene encoding proteasome core particle subunit beta 5 (similar to Saccharomyces cerevisiae PRE2 (YPR103W); ancestral locus Anc_3.417), which produces MQAIADSFMPASGLVRALGYDEEESLQEDFVMGRERFEQMVPRLSVPPIASPQAFLRAHTDDSKNPDCEIKIAHGTTTLAFRFQGGIVVAVDSRATAGNWVASQTVKKVIEINPFLLGTMAGGAADCQFWETWLGSQCRLYELKEKQRITVAAASKILANLVYQYKGAGLSMGTMICGYTKKEGPTVYYVDSDGTRLKGDVFCVGSGQTFAYGVLDTNYKWDLSVEDALYLGKRAILAATHRDAYSGGSINLYHVTEQGWVFHGNHDVGATFWEIKEKEGSFNNVVA